In the genome of Chrysemys picta bellii isolate R12L10 chromosome 17, ASM1138683v2, whole genome shotgun sequence, one region contains:
- the LOC122174760 gene encoding uncharacterized protein LOC122174760, which translates to MPSPERRELAEAVVRHLRRAGVRLKRWKPPLSDSPCQEKSPLASPAGPFGTPLHALPLSESVEGVPRFLVQICEALRRHLHTEGLFRKSGSVTRIKALKAQLEAGESCLDSAAPCDLAALLKQFLRHLPEPLIPAELQEPLCRAQQHPAEGERGPLTLLLSCLLPRHSARALRYFCTFLRDVAARCQENKMDEANLAVIFAPNLFPSCALSDAPGAERRLLLQAGAVQALISHAPHIGRVPQFLLDKLPAPAPEPDSGCQSQAGPGDAGDGLAERNQRLRRRSVGDIVNGALTKLRVGRGAVGLGVDSPSGSSLVPQTTPFSAKRKALEELVQEALLGTKKRRPAMGPAGSDLSTDEAGDPLDQPLDDAPASPPEVFTDSPPELPPAAGTLPPSAGLHRRKSSCKRHPQRKLSARSARGSPDPFERQDAGRIFARSGKELPPPDLAKRDAKAPEPSSWHQMKRVVADALEGHRAPQSWVPLPLSRPTEPDDGTPAVEDPTAGHRKQDPVPWAGSADAGKKPCTKELDLEAWSGSCPGVPRRQQRALRRSLSWPEGLSGAEGSVNDPPGAAGSGSSPSRPGGGEMEPLDDAPGSRPGLEPLGTPMLCITLAPGGTVPGCLGAGEGGPEEEEERPAPGSLAQRLPSPDCAPRRHVKRLTLAFPHSPAQPAGAGTPKRVARGRRFGRSLSHESALPLPSGVQAQASGRGNSGLQPPKSPLSYFRACGRQILVSHKHLTLAFAGLRGRREPGRAMPTASPQDVAPAGPSCDPQLQQLLGADRHHSPKSPPAGY; encoded by the exons ATGCCGAGCCCGGAGAGAAGGGAGTTGGCAGAGGCTGTTGTCCGCCACCTCCGTCGCGCTGGCGTGAGGCTCAAGCGCTGGAAGCCCCCCCTGAGCGACTCGCCC tgCCAGGAGAAATCTCCCCTGGCATCACCCGCTGGCCCGTTTGGGACCCCGCTGCACGCACTGCCCCTCTCGGAGAGTGTGGAGGGAgtaccgcg GTTCCTGGTGCAGATCTGCGAGGCCCTGCGGCGGCATCTGCACACGGAGGGGCTGTTCCGGAAATCCGGCTCCGTGACCCGCATCAAGGCCTTAAAG GCCCAGCTGGAGGCCGGGGAGAGCTGCCTGGACTCGGCTGCCCCCTGCGACCTGGCGGCGCTGCTCAAACAATTCCTGCGGCACCTGCCCGAGCCCCTGATCCCGGCCGAGCTGCAGGAGCCCTTGTGCCGCGCCCAGCAGCACCCAGCCGAGGGCGAGCGGGGCCCCCTCACCCTGCTGCTGAGCTGTCTGCTGCCCCGCCACAGCGCCCGCGCCCTCCGCTACTTCTGCACCTTCCTGCGGGACGTGGCGGCCAG GTGCCAGGAGAACAAGATGGACGAGGCCAACCTGGCCGTGATCTTCGCCCCCAACCTCTTCCCCAGCTGTGCGCTGAGTGACGCGCCGGGCGCcgagcggcggctgctgctccAGGCGGGTGCTGTGCAAGCCCTGATCAGCCACGCGCCCCACATTG GCAGAGTCCCCCAGTTCCTCCTGGACaaactcccagctcctgcccctgaGCCCGACAGCGGCTGCCAGAGCCAGGCGGGGCCCGGGGATGCCGGAGACGGGCTGGCGGAGCGGAACCAGAGACTTCGACGGAGGAGCGTTGGCG ACATTGTGAACGGGGCCCTGACCAAACTGAGAGTGGGGCGTggcgctgtggggctgggagtgg aCTCCccgagcggctccagcctggtGCCCCAGACGACCCCCTTCAGCGCCAAGCGCAAGGCCTTGGAGGAGCTGGTCCAGGAGGCCCTGCTGGGCACCAAGAAGCG GAGACCCGCCATGGGGCCGGCTGGCTCGGATCTCTCCACGGACGAGGCCGGGGACCCCTTGGATCAGCCCCTGGATGATG ctcctgccagccccccCGAGGTCTTCACCGACAGCCCCCCAGAGCTGCCCCCCGCTGCGGGGACTCTGCCCCCCAGTGCCGGCCTGCACCGAAGGAAGAGCAGCTGCAAGAGGCATCCTCAGAG GAAGCTCTCTGCCCGATCCGCCCGCGGCTCCCCAGACCCCTTCGAGCGGCAGGATGCAGGGCGCATCTTTGCCCGTAGCGGGAAGGAGCTG cctcccccggaCCTCGCCAAGCGGGACGCCAAGGCCCCCGAGCCcagcagctggcaccagatgaAGAGGGTGGTGGCAGATGCCCTGGAGGGGCACCGAGCCCCACAGAGCTGGGTCCCGCTGCCCTTGTCCAGGCCCACGGAGCCGGATGATG GGACACCTGCTGTGGAAGACCCCACTGCCGGGCACAGGAAGCAAGACCCCGTGCCCTGGGCGGGATCTGCGGATGCCGGCAAGAAGCCGTGCACCAAGGAGCTGGACCTGGAGGCCTGGTCCGGAAGCTGCCCTGGGGTCCCCCGCAGGCAGCAGCGGGCCCTGCGCAGGTCCCTGAGCTGGCCGGAGGGCCTGTCGGGGGCAGAGGGCAGCGTCAACGACCCCCCAGGAGCAGCCGGGTCGGGCAGCTCCCCATCCCGCCCTGGAGGAGGTGAGATGGAGCCACTGGATGACGCCCCGGGGAGCCGACCTGGCCTGGAGCCGCTGGGCACGCCCATGTTGTGCATCACATTGGCCCCTGGCGGTACTGTGCCCggctgcctgggggctggggagggtggcccggaggaggaggaggagcggccaGCTCCTGGCTCTCTTGCCCAGCGTCTTCCCAGCCCTGACTGTGCCCCGAGGCGCCATGTGAAGCGACTGACCCTGGCCTTCCCGCACTCCCCCGCCCAGCCCGCCGGAGCTGGCACCCCCAAGCGGGTGGCCCGGGGCCGGCGCTTCGGGCGCTCGCTCAGCCATGAgagtgccctgcccctgcccagcggGGTCCAGGCCCAGGCCTCGGGGCGGGGCAACTCTGGCCTGCAGCCCCCCAAGAGTCCACTGAGCTACTTCCGGGCCTGTGGGCGGCAGATCTTGGTCAGCCACAAGCACCTCACCCTGGCCTTCGCGGGGCTgcggggccggagggagccgggCAGGGCCATGCCCACCGCCAGCCCCCAGGACGTGGCCCCCGCCGGCCCCTCCTGcgacccccagctccagcagctgctgggggctgATCGGCACCACTCCCCAAAATCCCCCCCTGCTGGCTACTAA